A single genomic interval of Zunongwangia sp. HGR-M22 harbors:
- the bshC gene encoding bacillithiol biosynthesis cysteine-adding enzyme BshC, whose protein sequence is MPTDCISYSETNYFSKLILDYLDQKEELASFYNRFPEIGNFKAQIKEKQQAFSAENREVLVESLKKQYDGFEISESTLANIEALSKDTTFTITTGHQLNLFTGPLYFLYKIISVINLTKILKKEHPEYDFVPIYWMATEDHDFAEINYFNLNGKKFQWNSEEKGAGIDAVGYLSTEGLDEVFELFSAEIGGGQDAEYLKSLFKKAYLEHTNLTEATRYLANGLFKEYGLVIMGAQQRELKKLFIPYAKNELLEQRSIENTKNKVEDLSNLGYNVQVNPREINLFYLNNGYRERIIKRDDKFYVHEKQIEWTKDEILAELEEYPQHFSPNVMMRPLFQEVILPNLCYIGGGGELAYWLELKDYFEAENVPFPMLLLRNSALIQTEKQREKREKLAISNKELFLQQHELINRKVRKISNIDIDFSKQKEHLVNQFQEMYDLAEKTDKSFLGAVKAQEVKQLKGLDHLEKRLLKAQKRKLKDEVSRIADLQNQLFPNRNLQERQTNFSEVYSTYGQELLEKLFAELNPLEQHFKIITFGTK, encoded by the coding sequence ATGCCTACCGATTGTATTTCGTATTCCGAAACCAATTATTTCTCCAAACTTATTTTGGATTATCTGGATCAAAAGGAAGAGTTAGCTTCTTTTTATAATCGCTTTCCAGAGATTGGAAATTTTAAAGCTCAGATTAAAGAAAAGCAACAAGCTTTTTCTGCTGAAAACAGGGAGGTTTTAGTAGAAAGCCTGAAAAAGCAATACGATGGTTTCGAAATTTCAGAATCTACTTTGGCCAATATCGAAGCGCTTTCTAAGGATACTACGTTTACAATTACTACCGGGCATCAATTAAATCTTTTTACAGGTCCGCTTTACTTTTTATATAAGATCATTTCTGTAATCAATCTTACGAAAATCCTTAAAAAGGAGCATCCAGAATATGATTTTGTGCCGATTTACTGGATGGCGACAGAAGATCATGATTTTGCTGAAATTAATTACTTCAATTTAAACGGAAAGAAATTTCAGTGGAATTCAGAAGAAAAAGGAGCTGGGATCGATGCCGTTGGGTATTTATCTACTGAAGGTCTCGATGAAGTTTTCGAACTTTTTTCCGCAGAAATAGGAGGTGGGCAAGATGCCGAATATCTAAAATCATTATTTAAAAAAGCATACTTAGAACATACAAATTTAACGGAAGCGACACGTTATCTGGCCAATGGGCTATTTAAGGAATATGGTCTGGTAATTATGGGAGCGCAACAACGGGAGTTAAAAAAGTTGTTTATTCCTTATGCTAAAAATGAATTGTTAGAGCAACGTTCTATTGAAAACACGAAAAATAAAGTTGAGGATTTGTCGAATCTTGGCTATAATGTTCAGGTAAATCCTCGCGAGATCAATTTATTTTATCTGAATAATGGCTATCGAGAACGTATTATAAAACGGGATGATAAATTTTACGTTCATGAAAAGCAGATTGAATGGACTAAGGATGAAATCTTAGCTGAGTTGGAGGAATATCCACAACATTTTAGCCCGAATGTGATGATGCGCCCGCTTTTTCAGGAAGTGATTTTGCCCAATTTATGCTATATCGGCGGTGGCGGAGAATTAGCATACTGGTTGGAGCTGAAAGATTATTTTGAAGCCGAAAATGTGCCTTTCCCAATGCTTTTATTACGAAATTCGGCATTAATCCAAACCGAAAAGCAAAGAGAAAAGCGAGAAAAGCTAGCTATTTCGAACAAAGAACTTTTTCTTCAGCAACACGAACTTATTAATCGAAAGGTTCGAAAAATATCGAATATTGATATCGATTTTAGTAAACAAAAAGAACACTTAGTGAATCAGTTTCAGGAAATGTATGATTTAGCTGAAAAAACAGATAAATCTTTTCTTGGAGCGGTAAAAGCTCAGGAAGTAAAACAACTAAAAGGCTTAGATCATCTTGAAAAACGCTTATTGAAAGCACAAAAGCGGAAGTTGAAAGATGAGGTAAGTAGAATTGCAGATTTACAAAATCAATTATTTCCTAATCGAAATTTACAGGAACGGCAAACCAATTTTTCTGAAGTTTATTCCACCTATGGGCAGGAACTTCTAGAAAAACTTTTTGCTGAACTAAACCCATTAGAACAACATTTTAAAATTATCACTTTTGGAACAAAATAA